From Candidatus Methylomirabilota bacterium:
GCCCGGGCATGCTCCGCGTCGCGGGCGAGGTGGGCGACGGCGCCATCCTCAACTGGCTCGCCGTCGAGGACGTGCCGACGTCGATCGCCGTCGTGCGCGACGCGGCGCTCCGGGCCGGGCGCGACCCCGCGGCGATCGAGATCACGGTGCGGCTCCTGATCAACGTGGACCCGCCGGGGCCCGCGTCCGACGTGGCCGTGCGCCGGCACGTGACCGCCTACCTGAACGTCCCCGTCTACAAGGCGTTCCACGAGTGGCTCGGGCGGAGCGCCGCGCTCGGGCCGATGTGGGACGCGTGGGCCGCGGGCGACCGGAAGGGCGCGGTCGCCGCCGTGCCCGCGACGGTCATCGGCGACCTCATCATCCGCGGCTCGGCGGCGGAGATCCGCGCCCACGTCCACCGCTACCTCGACGCGGGGATCGACACCGCGTTTCTCGCGCTCTCGACCATGGAGCAGGATCCGGCGCGGAAGCGTGAGATCATGCTGCAGGCGCTCCGCGCCCTGGCACCGGGCGCGCGCTAAGGAGACCCGACGATGACGACCCCCGGCCCGTTCGTGTCGGCGACCGCGATGCTCGACGCCCTCGACAAGAAGCAGGTCTCGGCGGTGGAGCTGCTCCAGCTCCACCTCGAGCGGATCGCGCGGCACAATCCCGCGCTCAACGCCATCGTCGTGTCCGACTTCGAGCGCGCGCGGGCACAAGCGGAGGCGGCGGACGCCGCGCGCTCCCGCGGCGGGCGCGGCGCGCTGCTCGGGCTGCCGATGACGCTGAAGGAGTCGATCAACGTCAAGGGCCTCCGCACCACCGTCGGCGTGCCCGACTTCGCCCGCTTCGTCTCGGAGCACGACGCGCCGGCGACGACGCGGGTACGCGCGGCGGGCGCGGTCGTCATGGGCAAGACGAACGTGCCCCCGATCCTCGCCGACTGGCAGTCGGACAATCCCGTCTACGGCCGCACGGTGAACCCGTGGGACCCGACGCGGACGCCGGGCGGCAGCTCGGGCGGAGGCACGGCGGCGCTGGCCGCGGGGCTGACGGCCCTCGAGGTCGGCAGCGACATCGGGGGCTCGATCCGCGTGCCCGCGGCGTTCTGCGGCGTCTACGGCCTGAAGCCGAGCGAGACCGCGCTCCCCAGGAGCGGCCAGTTCCCCTACCCGCCGATGCCGAACACCGGCGTCGTGATGGGCGTCCAGGGCCCGCTCGCCCGGAGCGCGGCGGACCTCGCGCTCGCGTTCGACGTGCTCGCCGGTCCCGACACCGGTGAGGACGTCGCCTGGCGGCTCGAGATCCCCGCGGCGCGCCACGCGCGGCTGCGCGACTTCCGCGTCGCCGTGCTCCCGCCGATCGAGTGGCTCCCCGTGAGCGCCGAGATCGTCGCGGCGCTCGACCGGCTCGTGTCGGGGCTCGAGGGCGCGGGCGTCGCCGTCAAGCGGGCCCAGCCCGAGCTCCTCGGCGACCACCGCCGGCACCACGCGCTCTACCGGTCGCTGCTCGCCGCGGTCACCGTCTCGCGCGTCGGCGAGGAGGAGCGGCAGCGGCGCATCGTGATGTGGCGCGGCCGCGAGGACGAGTTCGGCCGCGCGGCCCTGCGCGGCCTCGAGGCGAGCGCGGCCGAGTACGTCGGCTACTTCGCCCAGCGCGAGCAGTTCCGCGCGGCCTGGCGCGCCTTCTTCCGCGAGTGGGACGTGCTCCTCGC
This genomic window contains:
- a CDS encoding amidase — translated: MTTPGPFVSATAMLDALDKKQVSAVELLQLHLERIARHNPALNAIVVSDFERARAQAEAADAARSRGGRGALLGLPMTLKESINVKGLRTTVGVPDFARFVSEHDAPATTRVRAAGAVVMGKTNVPPILADWQSDNPVYGRTVNPWDPTRTPGGSSGGGTAALAAGLTALEVGSDIGGSIRVPAAFCGVYGLKPSETALPRSGQFPYPPMPNTGVVMGVQGPLARSAADLALAFDVLAGPDTGEDVAWRLEIPAARHARLRDFRVAVLPPIEWLPVSAEIVAALDRLVSGLEGAGVAVKRAQPELLGDHRRHHALYRSLLAAVTVSRVGEEERQRRIVMWRGREDEFGRAALRGLEASAAEYVGYFAQREQFRAAWRAFFREWDVLLAPNTLVPAFPHAPKPWPADAPSLHDTVEVDGQAVLYDLQLVHPGIATLAGQPAVAFPAGLTRAGLPIGFQAIGPYLEDRTPMAFAALAEREFGGFTPPPRFA
- a CDS encoding LLM class F420-dependent oxidoreductase, which produces MGGKRWALSVPVEGVSLAEHAEVAREAERLGYTDAWSLEVDGVDCFTPLAVVAPATRLRVGTAIANVYTRGPATLASSAAGLADLAPGRFCLGIGAGSQPIVEAWNGGVFARPATRVREMAQFLRRALAGERVVFHGETFSVDGFRLTKPPAEPVPIHVAALRPGMLRVAGEVGDGAILNWLAVEDVPTSIAVVRDAALRAGRDPAAIEITVRLLINVDPPGPASDVAVRRHVTAYLNVPVYKAFHEWLGRSAALGPMWDAWAAGDRKGAVAAVPATVIGDLIIRGSAAEIRAHVHRYLDAGIDTAFLALSTMEQDPARKREIMLQALRALAPGAR